GCAGTATTCAATTAAAATTAATTTTATTTAAAAAGTCTTCGATTATTTTTGCTGTAACCTCTGGATTTTCTACTTGAGGAAAATGACCGGTATTCTCTATTTCTACTATAGATGAATTAGGAATTTCCTTCCTTATTCTTTCCATATCTTGAGATGAAACTAACGGATCATCTTTCCCTCTAACCAATAACACTGGGCAGGAAATCTCTTTAAGGTTATTTCTTAAATCTACAGATGCACTATATAAATCTCCAATTGTAATATTATATGAATTTGAAAGAGGAAACCAAGCTACCTTAGACTTCTTTTCATGAGGCGTTTTATCTGAACATAAAGATATAAACCACTTTGCAATAGCTTGTGAATCCTTTAATTCTTTCTCTAATGTGCCAAGAGGCCCAAACCAATCACCAGGTATATAATCCATAGGTTCAAATGCTATTATTCCAAATAACTCTTTAGGCTTATACTTTACTGCATATAGCAAGCATATTCTTGCTCCTACTGCATCTCCTACAAGAACATATCTAGTTAGTCCTAGCTCATTTATAAATTCCTTTAAATACTCTGCGTAAGTTTCTTTTTCATATATGGCTTTCCAGTTCAATGGAAAAGTTTTCCCATGCCCAATCATATCTAACACTATATAAGTATGGTTGTCTGGTAATTTTAATATAGTATCATGCCATTGCCTAGAATCTGCTCCTGCAGAATGTATAAATATCACTGCTGAAGATGAAAGAAATTTACCTGCTATCTCGTAATATGCATATAAATTATATTTTTTTATATATACATACTTTCCATATATTTCCTCCAATTTCATAATAATATGATAATCTATGATATATATAAATTTATTGGGAGCTTTAACTGGGGGTGATCTCAAACAGTCATCTTATTCGATATCTTATTGTAAAATTATATTTGACTAGAAATTTTCTCAGATAATCATCTAAATCTAGAGATAAATGGGATTATAACGCTCAAGATGTTTCTTAAGAAAATTTATGTGCAAGGGTTACCGAGACGGACCTCGTAACCCTTGCACAATTAATACTTCTGATTCTAAGAAATTTTAAGCCTAGAAAGCACAAACTAGAAGACATTGCTTATGCAATAGCAGCATACCTTCTAGGAGTACAAGTTACCAAACTTGGAATACCACCATCAACACTACACGAAAAAATTGGGGATAAAGAGGAGAAGAGAAGAAAAACCACCATGCAAATTAAACAAAGTAATAAAAAACGGATCATCAAGAGGAGTTATAACTCTTATTATAGGGCTCATTTAGCTAGGTTAGCTAGAGACACTAGGGCTGTTAATAGGAGTCAAAGAATGATTGATTATAGTCTTGCCTTACTTAATGTCATTTATCCCGTAATTTATTCAAGGGAGAAGACTCCCTTGAATGAGGCTTACTTGAGGGGAGTATTGAATATTAGAGAAAATCTAATATATTTTTACTATTTATTATCTAATTTCATGACCACTTAAGAGTACCTCCGATCTATTAGTTAAATGATTTTAAATTTTTATCTTTTTTGTGTAATATTAGAATACGCCCTTAAGTTTAAATTTTAAAATTTGAGATTTTTTCTGGGGTTGTTATGGATTATTATTAGTTTTTAGGCATTCTTTTTAGATAGATTTAAACTATAAAGGAAATATAATTATAAATAATTTATCATTTATCTTCCCTTTAACTATAAACTTTATATCACATGAGGATATATAATTTTTAAATATTTGGAAATCATTCAATATCAAGGAAAATAGAATTTAAATTATGTATGATTTCATTTAAATCTATGAAAAGTTATATTCACGCTACAATAACCTCTACACTTGCTTGGGCAGGAAACATATATGATTTATTACTAATAACGTATGTGTACTCTTTTCTAGAAAAAATATTTAATCTATCCTTCTTCGACGTTTCATTACTCTTCTCCTTAGGTTTATTAGGAAGAGTAGTAGGAGGTATAATATTCGGAAGCGTTGCTGATAAAAAGGGAAGAAAATTCACTCTAATGATAGGAACTGGAGGTTATTCAGTATTTCAAGCTATATTGGCGTTCTCTCCAAATGTCTTAACGCTTTTCTTATCGAGATTCATTGAGGGTATATTCATGGGAGCACAATGGACTGCTGGAACAGTCCTTGCTTATGAAAATTCCCCAGTTAATTTAAGGAGCTTCATCATAAGTGTAGTACAATCTGGCTACGGTTTGGGGTACATGTTGACTGGCATTACATATTTATTATTTCTACCATACATAGACTACGAATGGAGATTTTTCCTCTTAGTAGGAGCGTTTCCGTTAATTTTACTTCCTTATATAAAGGTTAAGGTTAAAGAGTCTTCAGTTTCTAATTACGTTAATAATAAGATTAGGCTAATGGATT
The genomic region above belongs to Saccharolobus caldissimus and contains:
- a CDS encoding alpha/beta fold hydrolase; this translates as MKLEEIYGKYVYIKKYNLYAYYEIAGKFLSSSAVIFIHSAGADSRQWHDTILKLPDNHTYIVLDMIGHGKTFPLNWKAIYEKETYAEYLKEFINELGLTRYVLVGDAVGARICLLYAVKYKPKELFGIIAFEPMDYIPGDWFGPLGTLEKELKDSQAIAKWFISLCSDKTPHEKKSKVAWFPLSNSYNITIGDLYSASVDLRNNLKEISCPVLLVRGKDDPLVSSQDMERIRKEIPNSSIVEIENTGHFPQVENPEVTAKIIEDFLNKINFN
- a CDS encoding MFS transporter — its product is MKSYIHATITSTLAWAGNIYDLLLITYVYSFLEKIFNLSFFDVSLLFSLGLLGRVVGGIIFGSVADKKGRKFTLMIGTGGYSVFQAILAFSPNVLTLFLSRFIEGIFMGAQWTAGTVLAYENSPVNLRSFIISVVQSGYGLGYMLTGITYLLFLPYIDYEWRFFLLVGAFPLILLPYIKVKVKESSVSNYVNNKIRLMDYHRVILNASLAMSGMFVAYFVVFGNYTILAEDWAKMSPEILGDLMTIANLFLAVSFIIFGRLASVISVRKLIYIGIAGLGISLIFSVPLIPNILSMFIGTIFYAFFTGFWPLMPLLVAQSVPHEVRGLISGLTYNIGGFVGGLSNTIIGLIANVQSLHLWVDLLGYLFISVVFVSVITWPKYEIKS